One genomic segment of Intestinimonas butyriciproducens includes these proteins:
- a CDS encoding cyclase family protein translates to MSFIDLSVLFEPDTLSDIPIMRPHFQYSDHETGAGEMMKTYGCSREDLPAGGCCADTRISCADHSGTHMDAPWHYAPTMNGGERARTIDEMPMEWCMGNGVCIHFQDKPDGYKVTAADLEQYFRRIDYQLKPLDIVLLHTGAQKNYGRTEYRITGCGVGREATLWLLRQGVKVVGTDAWSWDVPLPLVAKEFAKTKDPSVIWEGHLAGVEMEYYQMEKMTNLDLLPVTGFQVICFPIKIKGGSAGWVRSIAVL, encoded by the coding sequence ATGAGTTTCATTGACTTATCTGTCCTCTTTGAGCCCGACACGCTCTCTGATATTCCCATCATGCGCCCGCATTTTCAATATTCCGACCATGAGACGGGCGCCGGTGAAATGATGAAGACTTACGGCTGTAGTCGGGAGGACCTACCGGCCGGAGGCTGTTGTGCGGATACGCGGATATCCTGCGCGGATCACAGCGGGACGCATATGGACGCGCCTTGGCACTATGCGCCCACTATGAACGGCGGTGAGCGGGCGCGGACCATCGATGAAATGCCGATGGAGTGGTGTATGGGTAATGGTGTGTGTATCCACTTCCAGGACAAACCGGATGGCTATAAGGTGACTGCGGCGGATCTGGAGCAGTATTTCAGAAGAATCGATTATCAGCTCAAGCCGCTGGATATCGTGCTTCTGCACACCGGCGCACAGAAAAATTATGGCCGGACGGAATACAGGATCACTGGCTGCGGTGTGGGCCGTGAGGCTACCCTGTGGCTGCTGCGGCAGGGCGTCAAGGTGGTGGGAACCGATGCCTGGAGCTGGGACGTTCCTTTGCCTCTGGTGGCAAAGGAATTTGCCAAGACGAAGGACCCGTCCGTTATCTGGGAGGGCCACTTGGCGGGCGTGGAGATGGAGTATTACCAGATGGAGAAGATGACAAATCTGGATCTGCTGCCCGTCACCGGATTCCAGGTGATTTGTTTCCCGATTAAGATCAAGGGAGGAAGTGCGGGCTGGGTGCGTTCTATCGCCGTGCTGTAA